A genomic segment from Sparus aurata chromosome 20, fSpaAur1.1, whole genome shotgun sequence encodes:
- the LOC115571540 gene encoding interferon a3-like — MLSRILLVCLSLSVNSAASSLSCRWITDGKFKKHNERYLELLDTMANNSTNSTEKKEVKDTFPRDPYKQAFNASAEDKLAFTVQVLNEMSVLFEEDHSSALWEEKTVDDFVSVVTSQADELRSCIGSHGHKKKNKKLHMYFQRLSSHFLKRMGHSAEAWELIRGEVKAHLERLYLLVTSATRTNQDLSH; from the exons ATGCTCAGCAGGATCTTGTTGGTGTGCCTGTCTCTCAGTGTGAACAGTGCAGCCTCCTCGCTCAGCTGCAGATGGATCACGGATGGTAAATTCAAAAAGCACAATGAAAGGTATCTGGAGCTGCTGGATACCATG gctAATAACTCCACTAACAGCACTGAGAAGAAGGAAGTGAAGGACACCTTCCCTAGGGATCCGTACAAACAGGCGTTCAATGCATCA GCTGAGGATAAACTTGCCTTCACAGTTCAGGTTCTGAATGAGATGTCTGTCCTGTTTGAGGAGGATCACAGCTCGGCATTATgggaggagaagacagtggatGATTTTGTCAGTGTTGTGACCAGTCAGGCCGACGAGCTTCGCTCCTGT ATCGGGAGCCACggacacaagaagaagaacaagaagctGCACATGTACTTCCAGAGACTGTCCAGCCACTTCCTCAAGAGAATG GGCCACAGTGCTGAAGCCTGGGAGCTGATCAGGGGGGAAGTCAAAGCCCATCTAGAGAGATTATACCTGCTGGTTACATCTGCAACCAGAACCAACCAAGACCTGTCACATTAA
- the LOC115571541 gene encoding interferon a3-like, with amino-acid sequence MLSRILLLCLSLSVNSAASSLSCRWITAGKFKQHSEKYLELLDTMANNSTNSTEDDEVKNTFPDDLYSQASNSSAEDKLAFTVQVLNEMSVLFEEDHSSASWEENTVENFVNVVTSQANELRSCIGSHGHKKKNKKLHMYFQRLSSHFLQRMGHSAEAWELIRGEVKVHLERSYLLVTSATSTNCDPSH; translated from the exons ATGCTCAGCAGGATCTTGTTGCTGTGCCTGTCTCTCAGTGTGAACAGTGCAGCCTCCTCGCTCAGCTGCAGATGGATCACGGCTGGTAAATTCAAACAGCACAGTGAAAAGTATCTGGAGCTGCTGGATACCATG GCTAATAACTCCACTAACAGCACTGAGGATGATGAAGTGAAGAACACCTTCCCTGATGATCTGTACAGCCAGGCATCCAATTCATCA gcTGAGGATAAACTTGCCTTCACAGTTCAGGTTCTGAATGAGATGTCTGTCCTGTTTGAGGAGGATCACAGCTCGGCATCATGGGAGGAGAACACAGTGGAAAACTTTGTCAACGTTGTGACCAGTCAGGCCAACGAGCTTCGCTCCTGT ATCGGGAGCCACggacacaagaagaagaacaagaagctTCACATGTACTTCCAGAGACTGTCCAGCCACTTCCTCCAGAGAATG GGCCACAGTGCTGAAGCCTGGGAGCTGATCAGGGGGGAAGTCAAAGTCCATCTGGAGAGATCATACCTGCTGGTTACATCTGCAACCAGCACCAACTGTGACCCGTCACATTAA
- the LOC115571542 gene encoding interferon a3-like — protein sequence MLSRILLLCLSLSVNSAASSLSCRWITAGKFRQHNKEYLKLLNTMANNSTNSTEDDEVKNTFPDHLYSQASKASAEDKLAFTVQVLNEMSVLFEEDHSSASWEEKTVENFVNVVTQQADELRSCIGSHGHKKKNKKLHMYFQRLSSHVLKRMGHSAEAWELIRGEVKAHLERLYLLVTSATRTNQDPSH from the exons ATGCTCAGCAGGATCTTGTTGCTGTGCCTGTCTCTCAGTGTGAACAGTGCAGCCTCCTCGCTCAGCTGCAGATGGATCACGGCTGGTAAATTCAGACAGCACAATAAAGAGTATCTGAAGCTGCTGAATACCATG gctAATAACTCCACTAACAGCACTGAGGATGATGAAGTGAAGAACACCTTCCCTGATCATCTGTACAGCCAGGCGTCCAAAGCATCA gcTGAGGATAAACTTGCCTTCACAGTTCAGGTTCTGAATGAGATGTCTGTCCTGTTTGAGGAGGATCACAGCTCGGCATCATgggaggagaagacagtggagaACTTTGTCAACGTTGTGACCCAGCAGGCCGACGAGCTTCGCTCCTGT ATCGGGAGCCACggacacaagaagaagaacaagaagctGCACATGTACTTCCAGAGACTGTCCAGCCATGTCCTCAAGAGAATG GGCCACAGTGCTGAAGCCTGGGAGCTGATCAGGGGGGAAGTCAAAGCCCATCTAGAGAGATTATACCTGCTGGTTACATCTGCAACCAGAACCAACCAAGACCCGTCACATTAA
- the LOC115571550 gene encoding interferon a3 → MLSRILLVCLSLSVNSAASSLSCRWITDGKFRQHSENYLELLDTMANNSTNSTEDDEVKNTFPDHLYSQASKASAEDKLAFTAQVLNETSVLFEEDHSSASWEENTVENFVNVVTQQADELRSCIGSHGHKKKNKKLHMYFQRLSSHFLQRMGHSAEAWELIRGEVKVHLMRANQLVTSATRTN, encoded by the exons ATGCTCAGCAGGATCTTGTTGGTGTGCCTGTCTCTCAGTGTGAACAGTGCAGCCTCCTCGCTCAGCTGCAGATGGATCACGGATGGTAAATTCAGACAGCACAGTGAAAACTATCTGGAGCTGCTGGATACCATG gctAATAACTCCACTAACAGCACTGAGGATGATGAAGTGAAGAACACCTTCCCTGATCATCTGTACAGCCAGGCGTCCAAAGCATCA GCTGAGGATAAACTTGCCTTCACAGCTCAGGTTCTGAATGAGACGTCTGTCCTGTTTGAGGAGGATCACAGCTCGGCATCATGGGAGGAGAACACAGTGGAGAACTTTGTCAACGTTGTGACCCAGCAGGCCGACGAGCTTCGCTCCTGT ATCGGGAGCCACggacacaagaagaagaacaagaagctGCACATGTACTTCCAGAGACTGTCCAGCCACTTCCTCCAGAGAATG GGCCACAGTGCTGAAGCCTGGGAGCTGATCAGGGGGGAAGTCAAAGTCCATCTGATGAGAGCAAACCAGCTGGTTACATCTGCAACCAGAACCAACTGA